The DNA segment CCACCGAAAGCACGGAAGGTATTCCATTCTACTTTTGTCAGCAATAGCTGAGGATGGGCTTGTGTAGGTTTATTCGGATCTATATTCATGAAATCCTGGTCTTTACATGAGGAGATCAGGAGTGCTCCGGCCAATAAACTATATATTAATTTCTTCATCGTTATTTTTTTAATTGTGATCAGGTATTTGCTTTTAAAGTTTGATGCCTAGCGAGAAGCCAATAAATCTTGCGGAAGGATCTTGAAGGTTGTCGTCATCGCCATAATCAGGATCCAATAATGGCATTTTCTTCCACATCAATGGGTTGTAGCTGTAAGCCGAAAGGTGTATTGACTTTAAACTACCTACTTTAACAATTTTTGCAAGGTCATATCCAACCGATATTCTTCTTAGTTTAAAGAAGGAACGGTCAAAAACATTGGCAAATTTCTTGTTTTCTCCTTCGGTCACCCTTGCCTGGTAAGGATAGGTTTGGCTCCAGGTTTGCCAGTTTACTGCGGTTGTATTTTGCTTATAGGTTCGGGTGTCTGACAATACATTTCCGTTTACATCTCTTTTAAGCTCACCACCGGTAATGACCACCCCATTGGGTACATATATTGATTTTCCTGCGGCATACTCGGCATCTCTATATTCCACAGAGTTTGGATGTTTACCACCCCACCACATTTTCTCGATCGTTACAGAGCGCATTACGCCACCCCATGCACCATCAATATCAATATTGACATCAAAGCCTTTGATCATGAATTTGTTTTGCAGGCCCAGGCGCCAGGTTGGATCTTTATGACCAAGGTTTACATTAAAATCGTCTTTTGTAGGAAGGCCCGTATTTGCATCCAGAATCACTTCTCCGGAAGCACTTTTTTGCCATACCGTTCCATAATAACTATCTGCTCTGTCATTTAATCTCAGGTCTCCGAATCTCTCCTGATTGTTGTACAATTCTGTAATTCTCCTTACCGAAGTGCTCCAGTTCGCAGCAATGTTCCAGCTGAAGTTTTTGTTTTTTATCGCACTGAAATTACCTACAATCTCCAGACCCTGGGTTCTGTACTTGTTGCCATTAACCTTGCGTGTCTCGAAACCAGAGGCTTCTGAAGTTTTTAAATTAATGATTTGATTTTCATCAATAACATTATAGAAAGTGAATTCAAGGCCAACTCTCTTGGCTATTGATGTAGATAAACCAAGTTCGAATGAGCGCGATTGTTCAGGTTTAATATTAGGGTTGATCAGCACTTTTGGATAAGTAACTGATGGTGTTGAACCGTAAGTAATGTCTTTGTCATACGTAGAATTTACACCGTATGGATCAAGATCAGTTGATACTTTGGCCCATGAGGTATAAACCTTCAGATAATCCACAGCTTTTGGCAGTTGGATATAATCAGAAACCATCGTACTCAATGATGCTGACGGGTAAAAGTAAGACCTGTTTTCTTTAATCAGCGCGGAAGACCAGTCATTTCTACCCGATACATTCAAATAGACGGCATTGAATAAATCGAAGGTTGCTGAAGCGTATACGCTGCGGATGGATTTTTGCTCTAGTTTATTTGTAGCCTGTACCGGTCCCTGTGTATTGTTTAAGCTGTACACAGCGGGTACGATTAAACCATCACTGGAAGCATATTCCTGTTGAACATCTCTGTTCAGTGTGGATGCACCTGCGTTTAAAGTGAAGCTCAGGTCTGTGGATATTTCCTTATTATAAGAGGCCAGGAAATCCAGGTCGACATTCATTTGAGAATTGTTCCACATCTTATAATCACCATTTCTGGAATCGCCATAGTTCATGTAAGATTTAGGACTTTTCATACTTTCAAAAGATTTATTTTCTCTTCCGGAAGCCCTTGCCTGCAAGCTCAGGCCGGGCATTACCTGCCATCTTAATTTTGCCTGTGCGTTTACCACATTCCTGTTCTGGGCTTGTGCCAGCTCCTGGGAAGCAAAGTATGGGTTGTTGTACCATGCATAGTTGTAATTGGCTTGTCTGTAGCCCTCCATACCAGGAACGTACATATGGTCTCTCAGGTCTTTTCCATTGACATCATCACCCATCCAGATCAGAATGGTATACATGTGGTTTTTAGGACCGTAGCCATAGCGCGGGTAGTTGGGAGAGCTTACTTTGTTATAGGACAATGTGGCATCCAGCTGAAGGTCTTTGCTCAGGTTGAAGGAGGAATTAAAGTTTGCTCCACCTGTAGTGAGTGAGGTATTGGGTACCTGGCCCCTTTGGAAGCCATATTTTCCGGATACATAGAAACGGGCCTTAGCGGTCTTGTACGCCACGGAAAAGTCATTGTTGGTGACGATCCCAGGTCTAAGAAAATCCTTCAGGTTGTCATGTCTTACCCAATCGGTAGGTACCCTTTCATACTTGGATTTATCGTCATAAATGGTTCCTTTCACATTTCCCCACCAGGCGATTGTTTCTCCGGTTTGTTTGTTTCTGATTGGGCTGTTCCATTGCGCAATTTTAACACCAGGCTGAAATTTTGGACCCCAGATCATGTCGCCATCTGAAATACCACCATCTTCACCATCCCAGAATTCATATTTCCCATTGGAACCATTTCCGTATTCCGTTTGGGTTTTTGGAAAAACGGTAAAACCAGCAGTCACCATATTGTTGGTATTGATGTTGATTTCCAGCCCGTCTTTTTCAGCGTTTTTTGTAGTGATCAAAATCGCACCGTTTCTACCTCTTGAGCCATATAAAGCAGAGGCTGATGTTCCTTTTAATACGTTGATATTGGCAATGTTGTCTCCTGAAACATCAAAAAAGTCCGTTTCCACAGGAATACCATCAATTACAATTAATGGGGTTTTGCCTCTTAAAGAGAAAGAAGGCGGCTGAAACATACCAGTTGGATTGCTCACGGTTAGTCCTGCAACCTGTCCGGATAACGCATTCCCGATATTCATTGTTTTCGATTCCGACAAGACATCCATTTTCACCTCTTGTGTCGCATATCCCAGTTTTTTCTTTTGTTGTTTGATACCGATTGCGGTAACTACGACTTCACCAAGAGTCTTTGAATCTTCCTGCAGGACGATGTCTGTGGAAGTCTTTCCGTTAACTGTTATGTTTTGTGAAATATATCCCAGAGAGCTAAAGGACAGGCTGGCATTTGTGGGGGCCGAAATGGTATATTTACCATCAAAGTCGGTAATCGTAGCATTGGTTGTGTTGGAGACTTTGACCGTCACTCCCGGAATGCCAAGACCTTTGATGTCTTTGACGACTCCCTTAATGATATTTTGCGCCATTGCTGCCTGGGTCAGGAACAGGCACAGCAGGCTGAATAGTAGTAGTTTTCTTTTCATATTTGTGTTTGGTTTTTACCTGCAAATCTAGATTCAGGTTGTAAAACGAATATGAAAATGGCATTATGGTTATATTTTTATGCGAAAGCCTCCGTTCTTTAGAGTTATGAAATTTTACCGCATCAAGTCTGCTGTCTAAAGTGGCTAAAACGGTTTTAATGCCGCTTTTTTAAGCTTTTTTGAAAAAATAGAAACCATTTTGATGTCAGTATCGATGATAATTCCGGCTGCCCGGGCAGATCATTTATTAACCAGATGTTAGCTTTTTGTTAGGAGATTGATTTCCGGGGGACTAATGCTGTACCAACGATACCCGCTTGAGCGGGTACCTTATGGATGAGTCTCCTGAGAGGGGGGAGAAAAAAATATGTTTTGGGTCCTAAATTGTCTTTTTTTGGATGATCGTAATCAAATCT comes from the Pedobacter sp. FW305-3-2-15-E-R2A2 genome and includes:
- a CDS encoding SusC/RagA family TonB-linked outer membrane protein, translated to MKRKLLLFSLLCLFLTQAAMAQNIIKGVVKDIKGLGIPGVTVKVSNTTNATITDFDGKYTISAPTNASLSFSSLGYISQNITVNGKTSTDIVLQEDSKTLGEVVVTAIGIKQQKKKLGYATQEVKMDVLSESKTMNIGNALSGQVAGLTVSNPTGMFQPPSFSLRGKTPLIVIDGIPVETDFFDVSGDNIANINVLKGTSASALYGSRGRNGAILITTKNAEKDGLEININTNNMVTAGFTVFPKTQTEYGNGSNGKYEFWDGEDGGISDGDMIWGPKFQPGVKIAQWNSPIRNKQTGETIAWWGNVKGTIYDDKSKYERVPTDWVRHDNLKDFLRPGIVTNNDFSVAYKTAKARFYVSGKYGFQRGQVPNTSLTTGGANFNSSFNLSKDLQLDATLSYNKVSSPNYPRYGYGPKNHMYTILIWMGDDVNGKDLRDHMYVPGMEGYRQANYNYAWYNNPYFASQELAQAQNRNVVNAQAKLRWQVMPGLSLQARASGRENKSFESMKSPKSYMNYGDSRNGDYKMWNNSQMNVDLDFLASYNKEISTDLSFTLNAGASTLNRDVQQEYASSDGLIVPAVYSLNNTQGPVQATNKLEQKSIRSVYASATFDLFNAVYLNVSGRNDWSSALIKENRSYFYPSASLSTMVSDYIQLPKAVDYLKVYTSWAKVSTDLDPYGVNSTYDKDITYGSTPSVTYPKVLINPNIKPEQSRSFELGLSTSIAKRVGLEFTFYNVIDENQIINLKTSEASGFETRKVNGNKYRTQGLEIVGNFSAIKNKNFSWNIAANWSTSVRRITELYNNQERFGDLRLNDRADSYYGTVWQKSASGEVILDANTGLPTKDDFNVNLGHKDPTWRLGLQNKFMIKGFDVNIDIDGAWGGVMRSVTIEKMWWGGKHPNSVEYRDAEYAAGKSIYVPNGVVITGGELKRDVNGNVLSDTRTYKQNTTAVNWQTWSQTYPYQARVTEGENKKFANVFDRSFFKLRRISVGYDLAKIVKVGSLKSIHLSAYSYNPLMWKKMPLLDPDYGDDDNLQDPSARFIGFSLGIKL